A part of Arachis hypogaea cultivar Tifrunner chromosome 12, arahy.Tifrunner.gnm2.J5K5, whole genome shotgun sequence genomic DNA contains:
- the LOC140176829 gene encoding uncharacterized protein — MLSKPRPLKERTGGNKSLYCDYHKGYGDKTQDCFDLKDTLEQAIRDGKLAEFSHLIRELRRRNRDHEGEDKTRAAKQRQEPEDNDHGLTIVNVVTARNAAPRSKSAHKKDAKVLAVSTSSARSPKKFPSISFGLEDQWFDEVAESPPMVITARVGTGLVKQILVDTGADSNIMFRNVFDALGLRDTDLKTHQHGVVGLGDHFIKPDGIISLPTSVGQGQGRRTVMAEFVILRDSTAYNIILGRKTINDLRGVISTRMLIMKFITEEGSVGSVRGHLEMAVACDNASLLLRKKSKEASGVFLADLDARVSDKPRPEPEGNLEKFRVGDTEEKFTFVNRNLPHELKEPLMEMIRANGDLFAWTPADMPGIDP; from the coding sequence ATGTTATCGAAGCCCCGACCTCTGAAGGAACGAACAGGGGGGAACAAGAGCCTCTACTGTGATTACCACAAGGGCTACGGGGACAAGACACAAGACTGCTTCGACCTGAAAGACACACTGGAGCAAGCGATCAGGGATGGAAAGCTAGCCGAGTTCTCCCACCTTATTAGGGAGCTGAGGAGACGGAATCGCGACCACGAGGGTGAAGACAAGACCCGGGCCGCAAAGCAACGCCAAGAGCCAGAGGACAACGACCATGGGCTTACCATAGTGAACGTAGTAACAGCAAGAAACGCGGCGCCTAGGTCGAAATCGGCACATAAGAAAGACGCCAAAGTCCTGGCGGTTTCCACATCCTCTGCGCGAAGCCCCAAGAAATTTCCATCCATTTCATTCGGTCTGGAGGACCAATGGTTTGACGAGGTCGCGGAAAGCCCTCCAATGGTCATTacggccagagtgggaaccggcctcgtcaaGCAGATCCTTGTAGATACGGGGGcagactcgaacatcatgttccgcaatGTGTTCGACGCCTTGGGCCTACGGGACACCGACTTAAAGACTCACCAGCACGGCGTTGTAGGGCTCGGCGACCACTTTATCAAGCCGGACGGGATAATCTCCCTGCCAACCTCCGTGGGACAAGGCCAAGGGAGAAGAACGGTAATGGCAGAGTTCGTGATCCTACGAGACTCCAcggcctacaacatcatcctagGGAGGAAGACCATCAACGACCTAAGGGGAGTCATCAGTACAAGGATGCTGATAATGAAGTTCATAACTGAAGAAGGATCAGTAGGGTCTGTAAGGGGACACCTGGAAAtggcagtcgcttgcgacaatGCCAGTCTCTTGTTAAGAAAGAAATCCAAAGAAGCATCAGGAGTGTTCCTCGCCGACTTGGATGCCAGAGTCAGCGACAAGCCGAGACCCGAACCAGAAGGGAACCTGGAAAAGTTTAGAGTCGGCGACACAGAGGAGAAGTTCACCTTCGTGAACAGAAACCTCCCTCACGAGCTGAAAGAACCTCTAATGGAAATGATCAGGGCTAATGGTGACCTATTTGCCTGGACACCggccgacatgccagggatagaccccTAA
- the LOC140176830 gene encoding uncharacterized mitochondrial protein AtMg00810-like — MPEWKATIDAEYNALMQNQTWKRVLLPQDREALGSRWVFQVKYNLNGSLQKYKAHFMVQDFSQRPDFNFIEMFKNGSSLFVLVYVDDIIITGDSDDVTKTASGDLVLSQEKYANNLLKKFDMEHYKPCPTPLPSSIKFSSFGGSTFKDTKLYRSVVSSLQYLTVTRLELAYCVGKVL; from the exons ATGCCTGAGTGGAAGGCTACAATAGATGCAGAATACAATGCCCTCATGCAAAACCAAACTTGGAAACGGGTTCTCCTTCCTCAGGACAGAGAAGCATTGGGTAGTAGATGGGTCTTTCAGGTTAAATATAACTTGAATGGTAGCTTACAAAAGTATAAGGCTCATTTCATGGTTCAAGATTTCTCTCAGAGACCAGACTTTAATTTTATAGAAAT GTTCAAAAATGGCTCTTCATTGTTTGTTCTGGTATATGTCGATGATATAATCATCACTGGAGACTCTGATGAT GTTACTAAGACTGCTAGTGGTGATCTGGTATTGTCACAAGAAAAATATGCCAATAACCTGCTTAAGAAATTCGATATGGAGCACTACAAGCCTTGTCCTACACCTCTACCCTCCTCGATTAAGTTTTCTTCCTTTGGAGGTTCAACATTCAAGGACACTAAACTTTATAGATCAGTGGTGAGCAGTTTACAATATCTCACTGTCACTCGTCTGGAGTTAGCTTATTGTGTAGGTAAGGTCTTATAG
- the LOC112730400 gene encoding protein NRT1/ PTR FAMILY 5.4-like gives MMKFHKLLKPQPAPFFMLGLLISYNFMENWLNSTMMDYLTESLMNSERDSVIIRNMQDGLSCLFVVIAHLISEAYTGNFIAITFCASASAMGSMLFWISSISDREYFEYYMVYVAIVLITMGNVAGRCLCKDFFDSQLEEIARAKKEELGQQCTNNNARQDHTFSLWKISVFLFSFVAVIIFSEVVDDNYSWHGIIFVSLFMVGSYMLFYFGYAWYKHEDLLVEKSNVGKFCRVCKAAYRKRTLEYLTSERGYYWKNYKQGHLYEDNHGQGGVVRLLPRVPWGFGWLEKAAIIDKKQTENHDVSPHMQETKGELCTVKQVREAKSTVLLLCWGFCLFPYSFVAASGNSFFVSQASSLKSVMHIDISSLFLLETTMTDMVIPMFFRLVEKANVAKKINKIIIKFGAKRKIIDSTTVKIGIGMFLAAICCVFAWRVERHILYSTGIMTTKALIPQFLLLGMAEALVEDGLSKLFENYASESVRNFAEPFSNLVNGIGKLLSIPWFLIFDRWLYESNTASRHLDRYFLMLAILNIVFLLGFLVYYYKFVHDNEFPDDEEEEEETMMEQILVEGLESNFEEANGEPNSATSPGPDVTEEDKEIEMEQISEHDHEIESI, from the exons ATGATGAAGTTTCACAAGTTACTGAAGCCACAACCAGCTCCATTTTTCATGTTAG GTTTGTTAATAAGCTACAACTTCATGGAAAATTGGCTGAATTCTACGATGATGGACTATCTCACAGAGTCACTGATGAATAGTGAAAGGGATAGTGTTATAATTAGAAATATGCAAGATGGCTTGTCATGTCTATTTGTTGTTATTGCTCATCTAATCTCAGAAGCCTACACCGGCAATTTCATTGCAATAACTTTTTGTGCAAGTGCCTCCGCCATG GGTTCAATGTTGTTCTGGATATCTTCAATTTCAGATCGTGAATACTTCGAATATTATATGGTCTATGTAGCAATTGTTCTTATTACAATGGGAAACGTCGCCGGTAGATGTTTGTGCAAAGATTTTTTTGACTCTCAATTGGAGGAGATAGCGAGAGCTAAAAAAGAAGAATTAGGACAACAATGCACAAACAACAATGCAAGGCAAGACCATACCTTTTCACTGTGGAAGatctctgtatttttattttcgtttgtCGCAGTCATTATTTTCTCTGAAGTTGTTGATGATAATTATTCGTGGCACGGCATCATATTTGTGTCACTATTCATGGTAGGGAGCTATATGTTGTTCTACTTTGGATATGCATGGTACAAACATGAAGATTTGCTTGTGGAAAAAAGCAATGTTGGCAAGTTTTGTAGAGTGTGCAAAGCAGCTTATAGGAAAAGGACTTTGGAATATTTAACCTCAGAACGTGGATACTACTGGAAGAATTATAAGCAGGGACATCTCTATGAGGATAACCATGGCCAGGGTGGGGTTGTAAGGTTGTTACCGCGAGTACCTTGGGGGTTTGGATGGTTGGAAAAAGCAGCTATAATTGACAAGAAACAAACTGAAAATCATGATGTCAGTCCCCATATGCAAGAGACGAAAGGGGAGCTGTGCACAGTTAAGCAAGTGAGAGAAGCCAAGAGCACTGTTTTGTTGCTCTGTTGGGGGTTTTGCTTATTCCCTTACAGTTTTGTTGCGGCTTCTGGGAACAGTTTTTTTGTTTCACAAGCGAGCAGTTTGAAAAGTGTCATGCATATTGACATTTCATCTCTCTTCTTACTCGAGACCACCATGACTGACATGGTAATACCAATGTTTTTCCGGCTAGTGGAAAAAGCTAATGTGGCTAAGAAGATCAACAAGATCATCATCAAATTTGGAGCCAAGAGAAAAATAATAGATTCAACTACCGTGAAGATTGGTATTGGAATGTTTCTTGCTGCGATTTGTTGTGTCTTCGCATGGAGAGTGGAAAGACATATACTGTATTCGACAGGAATTATGACTACAAAGGCCTTGATTCCACAATTTCTGTTGTTAGGAATGGCGGAAGCGCTTGTTGAAGATGGTCTATCCAAGTTATTCGAGAACTATGCATCGGAATCTGTGAGGAACTTTGCTGAGCCATTCAGTAATCTGGTGAATGGTATAGGAAAACTCTTGAGCATACCATGGTTCTTGATTTTCGACAGGTGGCTTTATGAATCAAACACCGCCAGCCGCCATTTGGACAGATATTTTCTCATGTTAGCAATACTCAATATTGTGTTTCTTCTCGgttttttagtttattattacAAGTTTGTGCACGATAATGAATTTCCAgatgacgaagaagaagaagaagaaacaatgatGGAGCAAATATTGGTTGAAGGTCTAGAATCAAACTTTGAAGAAGCAAATGGTGAGCCAAATTCGGCAACTAGCCCAGGGCCAGACGTTACCGAAGAGGATAAGGAAATTGAGATGGAGCAAATATCAGAGCATGATCATGAAATAGAGTCAATTTGA